The Vicinamibacteria bacterium DNA window CTGGTCGCTCTCGATCGAGACCAGGTTGTCGCCTAGGGCTGCCACGGCGGGTCGCGCCGCGGACAGGAACGAGATCGCCAGGAGGGCTACGGCGAGTGGCGTCGGACGGCTTCGGTCTTGGCTCGCTATCACGTCCTCACCGAAGCCGCCTTCGGGGCGCACGTCCAGGATGCGGCTGCAGTCGGCGCCAGCTCCCAGGTCTCCACGAGTTTGCCGTCCTTCCGCCGCGTCGCGACTTCCGCCAGGCCGTTGTCGGTCTCGTAGGACTTGCCGGCGGGGCGAACGCCCCTGAGGCCAGTCGATGGGTCTCTCCCGGTTGGTCTCGACTGGGGACAGGTTGTCCCGACGCGAGGACGGACGGGATCGATGCGAGGCGCGACCCAGTGGTGGCCTTTACATTCATTACGTCTCTCTTGCGATCTCGCTACCGGTGCTCAATTGAAAGCGTAGGAAAGACCAAGAGCCGCCTCGAAGTGAGCTCCCGCTTGGAGGCTTTGCTGACCATAGAACCCGCTGGCGGGCACGTCCCGGAAGGCAGAGTTCATGACCCGGCCTTCCCCGACGAGGGACAACCGGTATTTGAGCCGTGTCCGGAGTCCGAGGCCCGCGCCATATCGCGCCACAGTGGGATTCGCGGCCGGAACGGGTGACCCGCTGGAAGGGTACTGCACCAGAAATGGGTCGCGCAAGTAGTTGAACCCAGCGGTGAAATACGGGCTGAACCTGGTCCCGGGCAGCAGCTCCCAGCGCAGGTCCGCCCCGAGGTTGAACGTGGTTCCGTATTGGGCGGAATAGCCGACGCCGAGGCTGGGCCGCAGGCTGAGACCGTCCGTGATGTAGTAGCCGACTCCGAAGTGCCTGCCGGGCGTCGTCATGGCGTCCAGGGCCAAGGATCCCCTCTCCTGGGCCATGGCAGGCACCGACAAGCTGAGAAGCGCAAGCGACACGGCAAGAAAGCGCATGACCCACCTCCCCGCGGGATCTGAACCGCCCACAGCCCGGTAGAACCGATTTGCGGCTGAATCCGAACGAGACGCACGTGCATGCCCCGTGCCAACCCTACCCTCTAGTCTCAGGCCTCTGCGCGCCGAGCCAGTTGTCGCGCTCCGATGGCGAAATAGATCGCGGACCCGGCAGGTCACCACCTAACGGCCCTTTTGAACGGCCCTTGACTCTATACCATGCTATAGGGTGTAGCTTTCATTGTGAGGGGGCCCCATGCGGATTGGCGATCTCGCGGCAACAGCTGGAGTGAGCGTTCAAGCCGTGCGGTACTACGAGCTCCACGGCCTAATCGAACGGGCGCCGCGCCGACCCTCAGGGTACCGCGACTTCCCTTCCCGGGCAGCGGAGCAACTTCGGATGCTGAAATGGGCGCAGACCCTCGGCTTTTCCCTGAAGGAGATAAGGGCCCTGCTGGCGATTCCGGTTCTGCACGGCCAAGGTCGTACCGCCGAGGCTCGGGCAAGGGCAGCGGCGAAGATCGCCGAGGTTGACGGTCGGATCAGAAGGCTCCGGGAGATGCGGAAGCGCCTCAAGACGATTGTCAAGTGTGACTGCAATGGTGACTGCCCGATCCTTCGCACTGTCCGTATGGGTACCGCCCGCTGAGGAGGGTTCTATGGCTGCAATGAGGTTTCGTGACCTGCCGATGCGCGCCAGGGTGGCGGTCGCGTTGATACTGGCTAGCTCGTGGGTCTTATTCGAGGAGACGATCGTCGATCGCCATGGATTATGGCGCTACATGCCGCATTACAAGTTGGGTCTTCCGTGCGTGTGGGACTTGGCAGTGGGGACGGCGATCCTGGCGGGGCTTCTCTTCTGGAGCGTGAAGTGGGGGCGAAGGCGGGAGCCTTGAGTGAGCACTCGGAGTTGAGACGCCTTGGCCGGCAACGGCACTACATACGAGACCCCCCGGCGAAGGCTGACGGGCGACGTGAGAGCCCGGCGTCAGTTCGGCGGTTCAGGAAGTCTTATTGGACTCTGAGTCGCACGGAGCACAGAGTGGCGGAGGCGCTATAGGAGGGAGAAGCTCACGCCCAGGAAACTGCTATGACCGATTGGAGCGAGATGCAAGTTCACCCATGAGGCTCACGAGCACCGCCCACACCTCCCGGCCCTGGCGGATCCACGAGCTCACCCGCGATTTCCGACTCGAGGATGTGTGGGCGCTGCCGACGCCAGGAGGCCCGGACGACTTCCCTCGACTGGTGCAGGGGATCGCCTCGGGCGACCTGTCGGGAGGCTCCGCCCGCGCGCTCTGGGCGATCCGGTGGAAGGTCGGGGAGCTGCTCGGTTGGGACGACGCAGACGCCGGCCTCGGCGCGAGGGTAGCGACGCTCCGCGACCGGTTGCCGGCGGATCTGCGCGACGCCCCATCAGGCCCGGACTTTGCCGCGCTCCCCTTCACCTCGCTGTACCTGCTCGAGAACGAATTTGCCGCGGAGATCGCCAACCGGACCATGCACGGGGTCATGCATCTCGGGTGGCTTCCGGATCACGCGTGCGGCTACCGCGGCCAGATGGCCATCTTGGTGAAGCCAAACGGACTACTCGGGACCGGCTACATGGCCGTGATCAAGCCGTTCCGGCACCTAATCGTGTACCCGCTGATGATGCAACAGATCGAGCGGGCCTGGCGGGCCACATCAACGCCGGCGTCCAAGGGCGGCGGTGGCCTCGGATAGCAAGTAGGCGCCGCGCCCTTCTCCAAACCCCTGTGCTCCCAAGGGTGTGGCGCACGCTGGGCAAGGGCCCCGACCAGACAGTGCGGAAGAACCGATTTGAGGGCCGCCCGACAGGACCACAAATACGGTGAGTGATTTCCCTTCCGATTCGCGCGTTACCTAGTGAGAGACCTCCCAGGAAGAGAGGACAGGGGCCGTGCAGCAAACCCTAGGGGCGACTCAAAGGGGTTGATTCTCCGGTGTCCTAGGAAGGAACCGGACTGGGAAGCCCCCGCAAGTCCATTCGCTTCAATGCCCTAGCGGTTAAGTATGAATGGATCCTCGGTTCAGGGACGCCTGGACGCCCGATGTCACGGCCCAGAATCCAGGATTCCAGAGGTTCTGGAGCCCCGGGGCGGGATCAGGTCTCGTCGTTGTGGTACGCCGGACGAGGGAGAGGCTTGTCGCCTGTGGCCGCCTTTGGCCAAACGAGGAGGGACCGTGATCAAGGCAGCGAGGGAACGAGGAGTTCTGTCTACGGCTGTAACGGCTGTCTCCATCGGGTTGCTGTTGGCCGCCGTGCCACCAAGGGCGGAGGAGGGCGATCGTAGCCGACCGTTGATCCTGAGCGCGAGCGCCGACCCTCAACTTCAGGTGCTCACGATTCGGGGGCAGAATTTCGGGAATCGGCCGCCCGTGGTTGCCTTGGACTCTCTCCAATTGGTCGTCCAGAGCGCGACCCCAACCCAAATCTTGGCCTCGCTGCCCCCGGGGCTGCTGCCGGGTTCGTACCGCTTGACGGTTGCGCGCGGCCGTCGCGTGGACCACGACCAAGACGAACGTTCCACAAAAGGAGAGGTTGATGCCTTCGACGTGACGCTAGGAGCGGTGGGCCCCGTAGGGCCGAAGGGCGACCCTGGGCCCCAAGGCCCGGCCGGACCAGCAGGGCCTACGGGAGCTCCCGGCCCCACGGGCGGCCGGACCGCAGGGTTCTCCGGGCCCCGCGGGGCCCGCAGGTCCAGCCGGTGACACGGGCCCGGTTGGCCCGCCGGGACCTCCCGGGCCCGCGGCTGCCGCACCCCCTCCCCCACCACCCCAGCCGTACGTAGGGACCTTCTTCCTCAAGCTCGACAATGAATCGCTGAAGTTGGCATCATTCGCGGGCTGCTTCGACAAGGGTCTCGGCGGCGTCGAATACGAGGACTGCTATTTCGAGATCGAGGGACTCTCGCCCGCTCTTCTGCAATGGTTCGGGGATTCCCTGAACGGCCTCGGCCCCCAGGTGATGCGCGACCTGACGGTGGAGCAGGTGGAGGCGGGCCAAAACAAAATTACTCCCGTTGCCGTCACCCAAGCATTTCTCCGCGACTTCCGCGTCTCCGACGCGGACGCGGTCAGTAACAGTCCGGGATCGTTACGCTTCGTCGCGGTGCCGGAGGTCCTCACTTTTCTCCCGACGCAAACGGGCACAACGCCTCCCACGAACAATACTCTTTTCCTGGTCGCCGATTTCCGTTTTGCTGTACCTCATGTGAACGGCTCGCGCGTCGATGCGGTACGGGGCGTACATATGTCGTTGCCGAAGATCGTGGCCCCACCCATCGGCTCACGTCATCGCTTCTTGCCGGGTGCCCCGCAGTTCGACGGCATTGAACTCGACGCGGGCGAAGGGGGGACGACGATCACCGATCTCGAGGCGTGGGCGAACGCCGTCGCCCAAGGTAGGACGGACGTTCGCGACGGGGATCTCCAATTCCTCTCGCCGGGCCGTAGCACGGTTCTCACGGACCTCCACTTCCAAGGTCTATCCCCGACGACTGGATTCCCGCCATTTCCTACGTCGTCCCTCCTCGCACGCCCGATCGACCTGACAGTCGGGTCGTTCTTATTTCAATGACGGTCGAGGATCACTCGACGCGCTGAGATGTCGGAGAAATACCTGAAACAGACCCCGCGATTGGAGAAGGAGTTCCGCGTGTTCCAAAGTGCCCCGCGCCTTCGCGGCCCGAGCCGGCGCGTCGGTTGGCGGTGCCGAGCGTTTTCTTCCCTCTGAACTCGAGGCGCCGGTCGCGGGGCCCTCGTCTGTGAGCTGCATCGCCTCTCATCAGGCTTGAGGTCGGCGCTGCACCCCAAGGAGCCGCTGGGTCAGCTCACCGCCTTGAACCAGCAGCTCGTGAAGCGCCTCTTCCAACGAGCCCTGGACCGAGAGAAGCGAAATCGGCATCCGGAATGTTACCGCGGCACTCGCCCCTTGAGGGGAGAATGCGCGTCACACTCGTTTCTCGGCTCAAGGCCGTCAGGCCAGCGTCACGGATCGCTTGCCTGCAGCGTTTCTATAGCCCTCTCGACAGCGCCGTCGCGTCCGGACGCGAGATCGGACTGCGGGAACACGGGCACGCGGATGTCGGGCGGGACCCCCCTGGCCTCGAAATGGATCCCCTGCTCGGTCAGGAACATCTCGTTAGGGAGCCCGAACTGCCAGCCGTTGGGCAGTGAGCGCTCGAGCACGTCGGAATAGACCCCCTGCGTGTTCTCACCGATGCGGATGACATGCGGCTTCCGGCCCATGAGGGCCATGGTGAAGGTTTCCCCGCCGCTGACCGTGTCAGGACCGATCAATTCCACTACCTTCCCCAGAAAGCGAGGCCCCCCGCTCACGCGGACGGTCGAGGGCTGAGGCGCCGTCCACCTCTCGGCATCCTGAGCGTCGTTGCGCGCCCGCTTCACGAACGCCACGTAGGGCTCGTCAGTCAGTCGCCCGGCTACTTGGAGCCCGTACGGGTCGGCGCCGCCGCGATTGAGGCGGACATCCACGATCAGTCCCTTCACGCCTCGCGCGTCCTCCAGGATCTCGTCCAGTGCCGCCTCGAGCGCACGCCCGCCCTCATCGAAGCCTCCCGCCGCATACCCCTGGAGGGCGTCGATGCGCAGGTACCCTAGGCCCGTCTTCGATCGCGCATACCGCAGATGGCGATTGCACCAGGCACGCAGCCTGCCCGCGAGATAATGCGTCTCGAGGATCTCGATCGTCCTCGCTTCTTCCGCAGCCGAGAAGAAGAGGGTTAGGGTGCCCGGCCTCTTCCCGCCGAACTCACGCTTCAGGGTCGGCGCACGGATGAACGTGTGCATGTCGTGCAGGGGCTCGATCATCGCCTTGAAGATGTCGAAGAGCTCGTCCGGCGTTGTGCGCGCATCCACCTTCGCGCGATAGGTCTGGGTGAGGGCGGGCCAATCGACGCCGCGATGCCGGAGGAAACCATGATGCGCGGCGAGGGTCGCCGCGAAGATGTTGAAGCTCGTCAGCGGATCGTTCTTGGCCGGGCGGTCGCACACCTCCGGCCGCGCGGCGGCGCGACGGAACAACACCCTAGAAGCAGCGTCGGGTGAATGGAACCACTCCGAGTCGCGATCGGGGCCAGGCGCGAGGAAGAGCATGCCCCCCTTCGAGACGAATCGCGTGCCGCGGGGATCGACGGGCTCGGCTTTCAGCGTGAAGGCCTCCAACACCAGGCAACTGATCGGCGTGACCTCGAACAGGCTGATCTCGCTGCCCTTGACCTCGGCCAGGTGCCCGTAGCCATCGGAGAGCCACTCACCGTCGAGCGTCTGATCCCTGGACGCGATGGCGCTGCTCACGATGATAAGGCCGGCACTGCACCACGAAACACACCGGCGGGCCGCCTGCCTCATTGAGCTCGTGCTCCTCGCGGATGGTGTTCGCCGCCAGGCGGGACTGCCGGACGCTCCC harbors:
- a CDS encoding S41 family peptidase, giving the protein MRQAARRCVSWCSAGLIIVSSAIASRDQTLDGEWLSDGYGHLAEVKGSEISLFEVTPISCLVLEAFTLKAEPVDPRGTRFVSKGGMLFLAPGPDRDSEWFHSPDAASRVLFRRAAARPEVCDRPAKNDPLTSFNIFAATLAAHHGFLRHRGVDWPALTQTYRAKVDARTTPDELFDIFKAMIEPLHDMHTFIRAPTLKREFGGKRPGTLTLFFSAAEEARTIEILETHYLAGRLRAWCNRHLRYARSKTGLGYLRIDALQGYAAGGFDEGGRALEAALDEILEDARGVKGLIVDVRLNRGGADPYGLQVAGRLTDEPYVAFVKRARNDAQDAERWTAPQPSTVRVSGGPRFLGKVVELIGPDTVSGGETFTMALMGRKPHVIRIGENTQGVYSDVLERSLPNGWQFGLPNEMFLTEQGIHFEARGVPPDIRVPVFPQSDLASGRDGAVERAIETLQASDP
- a CDS encoding MerR family DNA-binding protein, with amino-acid sequence MRIGDLAATAGVSVQAVRYYELHGLIERAPRRPSGYRDFPSRAAEQLRMLKWAQTLGFSLKEIRALLAIPVLHGQGRTAEARARAAAKIAEVDGRIRRLREMRKRLKTIVKCDCNGDCPILRTVRMGTAR
- a CDS encoding DUF2867 domain-containing protein; protein product: MRLTSTAHTSRPWRIHELTRDFRLEDVWALPTPGGPDDFPRLVQGIASGDLSGGSARALWAIRWKVGELLGWDDADAGLGARVATLRDRLPADLRDAPSGPDFAALPFTSLYLLENEFAAEIANRTMHGVMHLGWLPDHACGYRGQMAILVKPNGLLGTGYMAVIKPFRHLIVYPLMMQQIERAWRATSTPASKGGGGLG